In Larimichthys crocea isolate SSNF chromosome IV, L_crocea_2.0, whole genome shotgun sequence, a genomic segment contains:
- the LOC109141646 gene encoding uncharacterized protein LOC109141646, with product MTVSRVLQLSILLVGLCQAHCTTSPSGLSQEAGEALVSQLRMLSLGLAHLLQGVEENTKQLEQQGEKVAAELDRTMKTLENHHKQNLQARRLTGR from the coding sequence ATGACCGTGAGTCGAGTGCTGCAGCTGTCTATTTTGCTGGTGGGACTCTGTCAGGCCCACTGTACCACATCACCAAGTGGTCTCTCACAGGAGGCAGGTGAGGCCCTCGTGTCCCAGCTGAGGATGCTTTCGCTGGGACTCGCTCACCTGCTGCAGGGGGTGGAGGAGAACACcaagcagctggagcagcaggGAGAGAAGGTGGCAGCTGAGCTGGACAGGACCATGAAGACTCTGGAGAACCATCACAAGCAGAATTTACAGGCAAGACGGCTCACAGGCAG